In Plasmodium malariae genome assembly, chromosome: 11, the following proteins share a genomic window:
- the PmUG01_11014800 gene encoding PIR protein codes for MEKLTEELLNKILEGSRPSNIYNILNQSVTGNQYDTICKELNENESGNNNPTGSYNLCKQIARNAQFLSYKINESGYKNYCLHYTYWVYYKIKKILESSSESNKSELLTKFLKLNNTIYKHYNLYNCLYAIKENSIEGLNDKVDEKHLFDYFKNYDYIKKYDTCNKFNFSKYENYLNHINELYKKHKTEKKCCEDLFWSDCPDYFYCQNEFDPNTLLQALNSNESDKCKNLKKLEKTTQSGYLMDSEDSQTDIISSFYFTSCTDIKGDSPNNQTRTGGIQKCNVFAASPKSLNSSSPFTQPPPDYVTFNFVQQTIASAPSKLREKKTESSENSEQVLLYHLEPIIKKQVKITKIKQVCKKPGLVNDASGSCREPSVRETGAIGLKLDSYHPDKKRAIISFINNPINIFNNNVFRGGIAFTLIVGIISTIYIYYKFTPFGRRFHKKEPRKKRIDNYYDDPYMRQFIIRAPKPLKRKVGTARLHFSYYST; via the exons atggaaaaattaacTGAAGAATTGttg aataaaattttagaagGATCACGAccaagtaatatatataatatattaaatcaaAGTGTCACTGGTAATCAGTACGATACAATATGTaaagaattaaatgaaaatgaaagtGGCAATAATAATCCAACAGGAAGTTATAATCTCTGTAAACAAATTGCAAGGAATGCTCagtttttatcatataagaTAAATGAATCGGGATATAAGAACTATTGTTTACATTACACATATTgggtatattataaaataaaaaaaattttagagAGCAGCTCGGAAAGTAATAAATCAGAACTTCTCActaaatttttgaaattgAACAATACTATTTATAagcattataatttatataactgCCTTTACGCAATTAAAGAAAACTCTATAGAAGGATTAAACGATAAGGTAGATGAAAAACATTTGTTCGATTATTTCAAAAACtatgattatataaaaaaatatgatacttgtaataaatttaatttcagTAAATATGAAAACTATCTAAATCATATAAACGAACTATACAAAAAGCATAAAACTGAAAAGAAATGCTGTGAAGATCTATTCTGGTCCGATTGTCcagattatttttattgtcaAAATGAGTTCGATCCTAATACACTCTTACAAGCATTAAATTCTAATGAAAGtgataaatgtaaaaacttaaaaaaattagaaaaaactACACAATCCGGTTATTTAATGGATTCTGAGGATTCCCAAACAGATATAATaagttcattttattttactagcTGTACAGATATTAAAGGTGACAGCCCTAATAATCAAACACGTACAGGTGGAATACAAAAATGTAATGTGTTTGCGGCATCCCCTAAATCACTTAATAGTTCTTCACCGTTTACTCAACCTCCGCCTGATTATGTTACTTTTAACTTCGTCCAACAAACAATAGCTTCTGCACCTTCTAAATTACGAGAAAAGAAAACAGAATCAAGCGAAAACTCAGAACAAGTTCTATTGTATCATTTAGAGccaataattaaaaaacaggtcaaaattactaaaataaaacaagttTGTAAAAAACCCGGATTAGTAAATGATGCATCTGGTAGCTGCAGGGAACCAAGTGTACGAGAAACAGGAGCTATTGGATTAAAATTGGATTCATATCACCCCGACAAAAAAAGAGCTATTATATCATTCATTAATAATcctattaatatattcaataacAATGTATTTCGTGGTGGTATTGCTTTTACTTTGATAGTGGGAATAATTTCaactatttatatttattataaa TTTACTCCCTTCGGAAGACGTTTTCATAAAAAGGAAccaaggaaaaaaagaattgacAATTATTATGATGATCCATATATGCGTCAATTTATAATTCGCGCCCCAAAACCTCTTAAAAGGAAAGTTGGAACAGCAAGattacatttttcttattattctaCATGA